The following DNA comes from Pseudomonadota bacterium.
CCGCAGCAGTGTACTGCCTCCACGCCCGCAGCGACAACAGCATCCGCAAGCCTGGCATGCAGGACATCGGCCTGCTCGCCCAGTTCGAGCATGTCGCCCAGGATGGCTACTTTCCGGCCGCTGCGTACCTGCCCCAGAACAGCCAGCACAGCTTTCACCGCTGCGGGACTGGCGTTATAGCTGTCGTCGATGATAGTCAATGTTCCGTCCGGCCGGGTTACAGCAAGGCGTGATCCGCGGCCCTGGACAGGTGAGAGTTTCTCCAGCGCCTTTGCCGCCACAGCCACATCCGCGCCTGCGGCCCGCACCGCCGCCAGTACCGCCAGGCTGTTCAGGGCCATGTGCTGCCCCGGCAGGGACAGGCGATACGTGAGGGTCTCGCCCCCCGCCAGAACGGTGACCGTGCTGCCTGTATCTTCAGGCACAAAGGACAGCAGGCAGACATCCGCGCCCTGCTGCTGGCCAAAGCTGATAACCTGCAAGCCGCGTTTTTCAGCCGCCTGGCGCAGGCGGCCGGACTGGCTGTTGTCCGCATTCAGGATGGCTGTGCCGCCGGGTTCCATGCCCTCAAAGATCTCGGCCTTGGCATCGGCGATGGCC
Coding sequences within:
- the murF gene encoding UDP-N-acetylmuramoyl-tripeptide--D-alanyl-D-alanine ligase, with the protein product MAALWTAEDAAKATRGANTGLWKATGMSIDTRTLQPGDLFVALRGNALDGHVYAAQALRAGAAAVMVDTLPPDLPPGAPVLKVSDTLKALEDLGRFSRARSAAKIIAVTGSVGKTGTKEMLAAALSACGSAFATQGNLNNHWGAPLSLARMPADVRYAVFELGMNHAGEIGPLSRLVRPHASIITTIEAVHLAHFSGLEAIADAKAEIFEGMEPGGTAILNADNSQSGRLRQAAEKRGLQVISFGQQQGADVCLLSFVPEDTGSTVTVLAGGETLTYRLSLPGQHMALNSLAVLAAVRAAGADVAVAAKALEKLSPVQGRGSRLAVTRPDGTLTIIDDSYNASPAAVKAVLAVLGQVRSGRKVAILGDMLELGEQADVLHARLADAVVAAGVEAVHCCG